In Streptomyces nojiriensis, one genomic interval encodes:
- a CDS encoding class I SAM-dependent methyltransferase, whose product MGAGPRCHPEGEWRDAEAAMGFYAEQAVPRILDVACGAKMARPLRRRVCAGLAGEVVEIGFGAGHNAPFYPQAVTGVSAVEPSDVAWRLAAKRVRDARVPVRRAGLDGQSLPFEDGRFDSALSTWTLCTIPDAMAALRELRRVLKPGGTLHFVEHGLAPEGDWRVRRLQRRLEPLNMRLLGGCHLTRSAPDLLAAAGFTITALDVFYEEGAPKFLCAESLGTAISLRPTTRHETITRGTGPEPP is encoded by the coding sequence GTGGGCGCGGGACCGCGGTGCCATCCTGAGGGGGAATGGCGAGACGCGGAGGCGGCCATGGGGTTCTACGCCGAGCAGGCAGTGCCGCGGATCCTCGACGTCGCCTGCGGGGCCAAGATGGCCCGGCCGCTGCGCCGCCGGGTCTGCGCGGGGCTCGCGGGCGAGGTCGTCGAGATCGGCTTCGGCGCGGGGCACAACGCCCCCTTCTATCCGCAGGCCGTCACGGGCGTGTCGGCGGTCGAGCCCTCCGACGTCGCGTGGCGACTGGCCGCCAAGCGCGTGCGCGACGCCCGCGTCCCGGTCCGGCGGGCCGGCCTGGACGGCCAGTCGCTGCCCTTCGAGGACGGCCGTTTCGACTCGGCGCTGTCCACCTGGACGCTGTGCACCATCCCCGACGCCATGGCCGCCCTGCGCGAGCTGCGCCGCGTGCTCAAGCCCGGCGGCACCCTGCACTTCGTCGAGCACGGGCTCGCCCCGGAAGGCGACTGGCGCGTGCGGCGCCTGCAGCGACGGCTCGAACCGCTGAACATGCGGCTGCTGGGCGGCTGCCACCTCACCCGCTCCGCCCCGGACCTGCTGGCGGCGGCGGGATTCACGATCACCGCCCTCGACGTGTTCTACGAGGAGGGTGCGCCGAAGTTCCTGTGCGCCGAGTCCCTCGGGACGGCGATCTCCCTCCGGCCGACGACCCGTCACGAAACCATCACGAGGGGCACGGGCCCGGAGCCTCCCTGA
- a CDS encoding deoxyxylulose-5-phosphate synthase: MAHAKTSYVCLPCRASYKQPYDRDRERICPRCAGTLVHAGSAFAAPPHRDTAGWRTLTVLLNAGVRFHKSCCGGPGYRPRTLHEVRERMAYARRTGTPFAEALVLRDLP, translated from the coding sequence ATGGCTCATGCGAAGACCTCCTACGTCTGCCTGCCCTGCCGGGCCTCGTACAAGCAGCCCTACGACAGGGACCGGGAGCGGATCTGCCCGCGGTGTGCGGGAACCCTGGTCCATGCGGGCTCGGCCTTCGCCGCACCCCCGCACCGGGACACCGCGGGATGGCGGACCCTCACCGTGCTGCTGAACGCGGGTGTGCGGTTCCACAAGAGCTGCTGCGGCGGGCCGGGCTACCGGCCGCGCACCCTGCACGAGGTGCGCGAGCGGATGGCGTACGCGCGGCGGACCGGCACCCCCTTCGCGGAGGCGCTCGTCCTGCGTGACCTGCCGTGA
- a CDS encoding SMI1/KNR4 family protein, with protein MTGHDALARLVTPPAVPVDARGDWTVVENAVGVRLPDDYKWLVATYGWGEFCDLLYLHTPFGPSKHNGIEWQGAHPSESADRGGERYPYPLHPAPGGLLIWGTTMDADRLCWLTDGEPEEWPVVVWSSEGWYETHHTGAAGFVEGWVGGRVHSRLLGAMDPDLAPWFNTFRPRVDRCLVLSEGPLPHDERLSRLRTALAPTTDRGAWRSERDGSGQDHFATLDADWLLTYDTPHPHRIRIAFPPEDTERVRHRLFAAAELMECRVLEVTTAAGTPLETWDAVTDEDE; from the coding sequence GTGACCGGGCACGACGCCCTGGCGCGGCTCGTGACTCCGCCGGCCGTCCCCGTCGACGCCCGCGGCGACTGGACCGTCGTCGAGAACGCGGTCGGTGTACGGCTGCCCGACGACTACAAGTGGCTGGTCGCCACGTATGGATGGGGGGAGTTCTGCGATCTCCTCTACCTCCACACACCGTTCGGCCCGAGCAAGCACAACGGCATCGAGTGGCAGGGCGCGCATCCGTCGGAATCGGCCGACCGGGGCGGCGAGCGCTACCCGTACCCGCTGCACCCGGCGCCGGGCGGGCTGCTGATCTGGGGCACCACCATGGACGCCGACCGGCTCTGCTGGCTCACCGACGGGGAGCCCGAGGAGTGGCCCGTCGTGGTGTGGAGCAGCGAGGGCTGGTACGAGACCCACCACACGGGCGCGGCCGGGTTCGTCGAGGGCTGGGTCGGCGGCCGCGTCCACTCCCGCCTGCTCGGCGCGATGGATCCGGACCTGGCGCCCTGGTTCAACACCTTCCGGCCCCGTGTCGACCGGTGCCTGGTCCTGTCCGAGGGGCCCTTGCCCCATGACGAGCGCCTGAGCCGTCTGCGTACGGCGCTGGCCCCCACCACGGACCGCGGCGCGTGGCGCTCGGAGCGCGACGGAAGCGGACAGGACCACTTCGCGACCCTCGACGCCGACTGGCTGCTCACCTACGACACCCCCCACCCGCACCGGATCCGGATCGCCTTCCCGCCCGAGGACACGGAGCGCGTCCGACACCGGCTCTTCGCCGCCGCCGAGCTCATGGAGTGCCGGGTGCTGGAGGTCACGACCGCGGCGGGGACCCCGCTGGAGACCTGGGACGCGGTCACGGACGAGGACGAGTAG
- the recA gene encoding recombinase RecA produces the protein MEPMAGTDREKALDAALAQIERQFGKGAVMRLGDKPNDPIEVIPTGSTALDIALGVGGLPRGRVIEVYGPESSGKTTLTLHAVANAQKAGGTVAFVDAEHALDPEYAKALGVDTDNLILSQPDTGEQALEIVDMLVRSGALDLIVIDSVAALVPRAEIEGEMGDSHVGLQARLMSQALRKITGALNQSKTTAIFINQLREKIGVMFGSPETTTGGRALKFYASVRLDIRRIETLKDGTDAVGNRTRVKVVKNKVAPPFKQAEFDILYGQGISREGGLIDMGVEHGFVRKAGAWYTYEGDQLGQGKENARNFLKDNPDLANEIERKIKEKLGVGVRKDAAEAGTDAADATATAVPAPATKAKTTAKAAVAKS, from the coding sequence GTGGAACCCATGGCAGGCACCGACCGCGAGAAGGCTCTCGACGCCGCTCTCGCACAGATTGAACGGCAATTCGGCAAGGGTGCGGTCATGCGCCTCGGCGACAAGCCGAACGACCCCATCGAGGTCATCCCCACCGGGTCGACCGCGCTGGACATCGCCCTCGGCGTCGGCGGGCTGCCCCGCGGCCGTGTGATCGAGGTGTACGGCCCGGAGTCCTCCGGTAAGACGACCCTGACCCTGCACGCCGTGGCCAACGCGCAGAAGGCCGGCGGCACCGTCGCCTTCGTGGACGCCGAGCACGCGCTCGACCCCGAGTACGCGAAGGCCCTCGGCGTCGACACCGACAACCTCATCCTGTCGCAGCCGGACACCGGCGAGCAGGCGCTGGAGATCGTGGACATGCTGGTCCGCTCCGGTGCCCTCGACCTGATCGTCATCGACTCCGTGGCCGCCCTCGTGCCGCGCGCGGAGATCGAGGGTGAGATGGGCGACTCGCACGTCGGCCTCCAGGCCCGACTGATGAGCCAGGCGCTCCGGAAGATCACCGGTGCGCTCAACCAGTCCAAGACCACCGCGATCTTCATCAACCAGCTCCGCGAGAAGATCGGTGTGATGTTCGGCTCGCCCGAGACCACCACCGGTGGTCGCGCGCTGAAGTTCTACGCCTCCGTGCGCCTCGACATCCGCCGCATCGAGACCCTCAAGGACGGCACGGACGCGGTCGGTAACCGCACCCGCGTCAAGGTCGTCAAGAACAAGGTCGCGCCCCCGTTCAAGCAGGCCGAGTTCGACATCCTCTACGGCCAGGGCATCAGCCGCGAGGGCGGCCTGATCGACATGGGCGTGGAGCACGGCTTCGTGCGCAAGGCCGGCGCCTGGTACACGTACGAGGGCGACCAGCTCGGCCAGGGCAAGGAGAACGCCCGCAACTTCCTGAAGGACAACCCCGACCTCGCCAACGAGATCGAGCGGAAGATCAAGGAGAAGCTGGGCGTGGGTGTCCGCAAGGACGCCGCCGAAGCCGGCACGGACGCGGCCGATGCCACGGCCACCGCCGTGCCCGCCCCGGCAACGAAGGCCAAGACGACGGCCAAGGCCGCCGTGGCCAAGAGCTGA
- the recX gene encoding recombination regulator RecX: MREQEGGGERRGREGRSELPPQSPEEQARAICLRLLTGSPRTRRQLADALHKRGIPEEVSQQVLSRYEEVGLIDDAAFAGAWVESRHRGRGLARRALAQELRTKGVHATLVEEALELLDSDQEEQTARELVERKLRSTRGLERDKRIRRLAGMLARKGYPEGMALRVVRRALETEGDDADDLGYPGE, translated from the coding sequence GTGCGGGAGCAGGAAGGGGGCGGCGAGCGCCGCGGCCGTGAGGGCCGTTCGGAGCTGCCGCCCCAGAGCCCCGAGGAGCAGGCGCGGGCGATCTGTCTGCGCCTGCTCACCGGGAGCCCGCGTACCCGGCGCCAGCTCGCGGACGCCCTGCACAAGCGGGGCATCCCCGAGGAGGTGTCGCAGCAGGTCCTCTCCCGGTACGAGGAGGTCGGCCTGATCGACGACGCGGCCTTCGCCGGAGCCTGGGTCGAGTCCCGGCACCGCGGCCGCGGCCTGGCCCGCCGGGCACTGGCCCAGGAGCTCCGGACCAAGGGGGTGCACGCCACCCTCGTGGAGGAGGCCCTGGAGTTGCTGGACTCCGACCAGGAGGAGCAGACCGCCCGGGAGCTCGTGGAGCGCAAGCTCCGCTCCACCCGGGGCCTGGAGCGGGACAAGCGGATCCGGCGCCTCGCCGGGATGCTCGCCCGCAAGGGATACCCGGAGGGCATGGCCCTGCGGGTGGTGCGCCGCGCGCTGGAGACGGAGGGCGACGACGCCGACGACCTCGGGTACCCGGGGGAGTGA
- a CDS encoding FtsX-like permease family protein: MMLRYALQTVRDRKAGFLGAFVALLCAAALITACGTLLETGLRGKIGTERYAATPVLVSADQNVHETTVKEKKGGRTKTKHKAKPVAERAWLPAATVDTVRAVPGVERAVPELTFQAVPLVKAPGRPVPSYGHAWTSAALTPFTLSEGGAPQSGAEVVVDRALAARAGLKPGSELAVQSTGEPRTYRVSGVAKTDRGDLAQQSALFFSDDEAQRLAARDGQVSAVGVLPAPGVGTAELAARVERALQGTTAQVTAGDDRGPVEFLDAAGARVKLVSMGGAMGGTSLLVAILVVVGTFALSVRQRYRELALLRAIAATPGQLRRMIGREALLVGLAAGVAGALAGLPLAAWLYGRFVDSGVVPVTLERTAGIFPMFAAVAASLLGAWAAARITGRRIARIRPAEALAEAAVERGRPGWIRTGLGVLLLAGGAVLVVALGSLRTEPASTPVTFLAVVVLAGAVSLLGPLLVRGATALLAGPLRLAGPGGHLATANLRGNATRMASAVTPLALLIGMTCTVLFITPTLGDAARAQARDGIRAQWVLAAQGPGVTREAAERVRRTPGVTAATEIVHTSVRVGLTKYAAQGVTPAGLTRTWNPEVTGGSLDGFGEGSAAVSELAAGRLGLKPGSPLELTLGDGTPVTLTVSAVYARGLGFGDLTLPHGLVAAHTDNPLAAGVLVAAEPGSGTGREQLAAAVRAFPGVRVQSAADADAARAERQDAGAEINLLAMGLVLAFTAIAVVNTLAMSTAERFREFAMLRLAGAKRRQVLRMLRTEALAVVLIGTALGSGIALAVLTAFSVGMTGVAAPAVLPVAYAAVVGVAGVLALAATALPGRVALRVPPVEVATAKA, translated from the coding sequence ATGATGCTGCGCTACGCCCTCCAGACCGTCAGGGACCGCAAGGCCGGTTTCCTCGGCGCCTTCGTCGCACTGCTGTGCGCGGCCGCCCTCATCACCGCCTGCGGGACGCTCCTGGAGACGGGCCTCCGCGGAAAGATCGGCACCGAGCGCTACGCGGCCACGCCGGTCCTCGTCTCCGCCGACCAGAACGTCCACGAGACCACGGTCAAGGAGAAGAAGGGCGGACGGACCAAGACCAAGCACAAGGCCAAGCCCGTCGCCGAGCGGGCCTGGCTCCCCGCCGCCACCGTGGACACGGTCCGTGCCGTGCCCGGCGTCGAGCGGGCCGTCCCCGAGCTCACCTTCCAGGCCGTCCCCCTGGTCAAGGCCCCCGGCAGGCCGGTGCCCTCGTACGGGCACGCCTGGACCTCCGCCGCACTGACCCCCTTCACCCTCTCCGAGGGCGGCGCCCCGCAGAGCGGCGCCGAGGTCGTCGTCGACCGTGCGCTGGCCGCCCGCGCCGGGCTGAAGCCCGGCTCCGAACTCGCCGTGCAGTCCACCGGCGAACCCAGGACGTACCGGGTCAGCGGGGTCGCGAAGACGGACCGGGGCGACCTCGCGCAGCAGAGCGCGCTCTTCTTCAGCGACGACGAGGCCCAGCGGCTCGCCGCCCGTGACGGCCAGGTCAGCGCCGTCGGGGTGCTGCCCGCGCCGGGCGTCGGCACCGCCGAGCTCGCCGCCCGCGTCGAGCGGGCGCTGCAGGGCACCACCGCACAGGTCACCGCGGGCGACGACCGCGGACCCGTCGAATTCCTCGACGCCGCCGGTGCCCGCGTCAAGCTGGTCTCCATGGGCGGCGCGATGGGCGGCACCTCGCTGCTCGTCGCGATCCTCGTGGTCGTCGGCACCTTCGCGCTCTCCGTCCGGCAGCGCTACCGCGAACTCGCCCTGCTGCGGGCCATCGCCGCCACCCCCGGGCAGCTACGCCGCATGATCGGCCGGGAAGCGCTGCTCGTCGGCCTGGCCGCCGGCGTCGCCGGAGCGCTCGCCGGGCTGCCGCTCGCCGCCTGGCTGTACGGCCGGTTCGTCGACAGCGGCGTCGTCCCCGTCACCCTGGAGCGCACCGCCGGCATCTTCCCGATGTTCGCGGCCGTCGCCGCCAGCCTGCTCGGCGCCTGGGCCGCCGCCCGGATCACCGGCCGCCGGATCGCCCGGATCCGCCCGGCCGAGGCGCTCGCCGAAGCCGCCGTGGAGCGGGGGCGGCCCGGCTGGATCCGCACCGGGCTCGGCGTGCTGCTGCTGGCGGGCGGGGCGGTGCTGGTCGTCGCACTCGGATCGCTGCGCACCGAGCCGGCCTCCACCCCGGTCACCTTCCTCGCCGTGGTGGTCCTGGCCGGGGCGGTCTCGCTGCTCGGCCCGCTGCTCGTACGGGGCGCCACCGCGCTGCTCGCCGGACCGCTGCGGCTGGCCGGCCCGGGCGGCCACCTGGCCACCGCCAACCTGCGCGGGAACGCCACGCGCATGGCCTCCGCCGTCACCCCGCTCGCGCTGCTGATCGGCATGACCTGCACCGTGCTCTTCATCACCCCGACGCTCGGGGACGCCGCCCGGGCCCAGGCCCGCGACGGGATCCGGGCCCAGTGGGTCCTGGCCGCGCAGGGCCCCGGAGTCACGCGGGAGGCCGCCGAGCGGGTCCGGCGTACCCCGGGGGTCACGGCGGCCACCGAGATCGTGCACACGTCGGTACGGGTGGGGCTGACGAAGTACGCCGCGCAGGGCGTCACCCCGGCCGGGCTGACCCGGACCTGGAACCCGGAGGTCACCGGCGGCAGCCTGGACGGCTTCGGCGAGGGGAGCGCGGCGGTGAGCGAACTCGCCGCCGGCCGGCTGGGGCTGAAGCCGGGGAGCCCGCTCGAGCTGACGCTCGGGGACGGGACCCCGGTCACGCTGACGGTCTCGGCCGTGTACGCGCGGGGGCTCGGCTTCGGCGACCTGACCCTGCCGCACGGGCTGGTGGCCGCCCACACGGACAATCCGCTGGCCGCCGGCGTGCTGGTGGCGGCCGAACCGGGTTCCGGGACCGGACGCGAGCAACTGGCCGCGGCGGTGCGGGCGTTCCCGGGCGTACGGGTGCAGTCCGCGGCGGACGCCGACGCGGCCCGGGCCGAGCGGCAGGACGCCGGGGCGGAGATCAACCTGCTGGCGATGGGCCTGGTGCTGGCCTTCACCGCGATCGCGGTGGTGAACACGCTCGCGATGTCGACCGCCGAGCGGTTCCGGGAGTTCGCGATGCTGCGGCTCGCGGGGGCGAAGCGCCGGCAGGTGCTGCGGATGCTGCGGACGGAGGCGCTGGCGGTGGTCTTGATCGGGACGGCGCTGGGGTCGGGGATCGCGCTGGCCGTACTGACCGCGTTCAGCGTGGGCATGACCGGGGTGGCGGCGCCCGCGGTGCTGCCGGTGGCCTACGCGGCGGTGGTGGGGGTGGCCGGGGTGCTGGCCCTGGCGGCCACTGCCCTCCCGGGCCGGGTGGCGCTGCGGGTACCTCCGGTGGAAGTGGCCACGGCGAAGGCGTAG
- a CDS encoding rhodanese-like domain-containing protein: MSAPVGIDELLERVRAGYTRVDAREAYAASRAGALLVDIRYQALRERDGLIPGALVVERNELEWRLDPRGSHRLPDATSHDLQVVVICNEGYASSLAAASLHALGLHRATDLTGGFQAWKTAGLPVAPA, encoded by the coding sequence GTGAGCGCCCCGGTCGGCATCGACGAGCTGCTGGAGCGGGTCCGCGCGGGCTACACCCGCGTGGACGCCCGGGAGGCGTACGCCGCCTCCCGGGCCGGGGCCCTCCTGGTGGACATCCGCTACCAGGCCCTGCGCGAGCGGGACGGGCTGATCCCGGGCGCGCTGGTGGTCGAGCGCAACGAGCTGGAGTGGCGCCTGGACCCCCGGGGCAGCCACCGCCTCCCCGACGCCACGAGCCACGACCTCCAGGTGGTGGTGATCTGCAACGAGGGCTACGCGTCCAGCCTCGCCGCGGCCTCGCTCCACGCCCTGGGTCTCCACCGCGCGACGGACCTGACCGGCGGCTTCCAGGCCTGGAAGACGGCGGGCCTCCCGGTCGCACCCGCCTGA